The following DNA comes from Nicotiana sylvestris chromosome 10, ASM39365v2, whole genome shotgun sequence.
ttgaaaaatggcatcatataatgaaaattggtcggatggtagttgttcatactttgatgacccatgtccttattgtggaggaccacactcatggcaaaattatttaaattcttcCGGGAGTGGATTGTGCGCACAttctcaaacccatgagtggagtatttgtgataagtgtggttttcaaaatggtcattgggatgattgtgcttatttgtccttcccttccccaagcccccactatgatgattctactttttgtgaaGAAAATTATAGGGCTATGGAAGTagaagaagttgagcatggccgaaatggagagttcaagctcatgttagaatgcctacttgaaggaggaaacaaagaacaaagtgccttggaggagcttttggagaatagtctccaaaatgacttggcacttgaaaggttgAATGTGCAAATGGAGGAAATGCTTGAAGCTTTGGAGGTCCAAAAATCCTCGGAAGTTAATGATAGCCAAGAATTTTCCTTAGATGTGGAAGCTGAAAATCCTCCCTTGGCACTTGAacaaaaccaagaagaactcgcaattgctcaaaatgagaagatgatgctcatgttggagaccattcttgaaaataaggagaagcacaactttgcactcgaggactGGAAACAAGGTTTGGctcacaatgatgaacatatccgCACTTTGGAGGATCAAATGCAAATATTGGTTGAGGCacactatgcccaccaacttgagagtgtggaaggaAGCCAAGAAAAGTCCAATTCCGAGGAAGAAAGCGAGCTTTACTTTGAGGATTCAAGAATTGAACATACGCTAACCGACCTCATGAGTGTTAATAATtccaagaaaaatatggaattagagtcaaccgGTGTAAATGAAAATGTGGTTGAAATTGACTCTAACCCGGGGAAAAAAGAGGTTGTCAAAATCCGAGAAAAATTGCAAAGTGATGGTTtgaagtcacattccaagcatttttcaacattgaaaTTGTGTGGTGATATGAAAATTTAACTGCACGGGTCAATGAGGGATTGCAAGCAGGAAAGGCAACAATCATACATTTTACAGTTTGAGGAAGCAAGaaagcaaaatgacattcctcacctgagagccaagaagtgcaaaatgaagaacttaaggaTTGGCTTGATCATCGACTTACCACCCCCCAtcgctcgtggtcacaagcttgattccaagctaggtgcccagttcatatcatccaagtggcgagaaaagtggtaacgttgtttgcgtcgtgccacgacgttaaaatacgacgcttggtgggaggcaacccatcgttCTCAAAATTTTTGGCCATTTTTAAAATCTTCCTTTTTCGAATAGCTTAGAATAATATTTGTAACTAATCTGCCAAGTTTTAGAtttttttggagttgatttgagcagGTCGGAGTGGTCCGGAGGGCCAAAACCAGTAGCTGCAGAATCTGTGTATCAATCTTCTGGCATTACCGCATCTGTGAATTTTTGACCGCAGATTCGTTAACTCAGAAGCGATTTTACAACCGCATAAGTGACAATCCTCGCAGAAGCGTCTATCTGGCCGCAGAAGCGGCGACGCAGATGCGGCAAAAGATCCGCAAATGCAGAAATCGAGCAGGTCTTAAAATTAGACAAACATTTTAGAAACCTCATTTGCCCAGGTAATGTTTTCCCCCAGCTCTAAAATAATAAATCCCCCATCTCTAACATACTCTAAATCATCCATCACGTGTGAATTCTACTGCACTCGACTCAGGTAATTTCCTCTGAACCCTCATCTacttctcttctcttttccttcttttccttcttcttcattGCCAACAGCCCaaatttgttttgttttattttattttgatgtgttcatttttttttcgatttcaCGTCTGTTAGTTTTAGGAAGTGAAGGATATTGGTTGAGAGATTCATGGGTGTGCTGCTGTTGTTGAAACAAATGTGTGGGAAATCTGAGTACCTAATTTGTATAAAGAAGAGGTCATTTTTCAAGTGCTTGCAAGATGTTCGACAAATtatttaaaagaaaatctctttCTAAACACCGTAAAATCAGTCCCAATAGAACTATAATCTCGTGTACTGCACTAATTTAGAAGTTTTGAGTATAAATTAGATGCCAAAATTGGGTTTGAgaaccaaaaattaaaaaaaaaatctgggTAGTTGAAGAACTTGACgaaatccgcagatgcggtcaaaaCTTTCGCAGATGCGGTATCGCACCTGCGAGGATTTTACCGTAGGTGCGATTTCAGGTAACTTGGGCAAAAAAAAAAACCGCGGATACGGTCAAATTGTCGCAGAAgtggaaccgcttctgcggtctctatTCCGTAGATGCGAAAACTGGGCAGAAATGCAACTTCCAGTGGCTTTGCAATAGTGCCTTCCCTGGCATGGTCAACCTGATTTTTTGGCTTGCTTGCAGTGTTTTGGATTGCTTAACATAATTCTATTACCCTACTgactttgttttaattttatgtaGGTGCTTCGAGTTAAAATGGACCCAAACATGAGTGGACAACCAcatgaaattgaagaagaagttaAGGAATCATATGATGAATCACGCTTCATGTCAGCTACATGTGAGCGTTGATATTTGCACAACCTCGTAAATAAAAGGATAGTGCTTGAAAAGGGCATCAATGAAGAAAAATTGGTTGAGAAGCTCCCAGATTTCCATGCCCGTCTCCATACATCCGGATGGTCGTGCTTCATTCCCACTCCATGCAAAGCTAATGAGGAGTGGGTTCGTGAATTCTATGCCAACCTTAGGCGCACAGATTTTGTAAGCCTACAAATCGTCGTCAAAGGAAAATTGGTGAGGTTTGGGATAGAACAAATAAATGACACTCTTGGGATTCTCAACTATCCAATGGAGCCGGTGTAAGAGAAAGATCATTGTGAAAATGGGGAATGGCTTGTCTCCAAACTCTACCCTCTTAGCCTGAGAGCCAAATGGGGTAACCGGAGAAAAGGGTTGAAATCAATTGACTTCACTGCTGAAGCAAAAATGTGGTTGTACATCATATGCAACCGGGTGTCTCCTTATGGGAACGTCTCAGATATCTCCTATACAAGGGATTTGATTATTGTATGCCTCCTGGACGGCATTCCTGTGAATGTCGGTCACTACATCCTGCAGGAGATGAAGGGATATTTGCAAGACAAGGAAGCAGGGATGATGTTCCCTTCATTGATCACCCAGCTATGCATGAGAGCAGAGGTTGAGGTGTGTAGCACCGATCGATGGCTACCAGCTGATAAACCTTTTCATCCACTGAGAGTGACAGGAGAGGGTAGTGCAGTCAAGAGCAAGAAAAGGAAGGTCACCACCAAGGCTGCTGGTTCAGAGTCATATTCACAGGCAGCTGCGCTTGAGGGACCATTCGGGGTGCTGAACTCCGAGCTTGCATCTATTCGGGAGTTAGTATCACAGCTTCCGAGTAGGCCTTCATCCTCCCAGCCTAGGCCTTCATACTTCTCCAGGGACAAATTGCAGAGTTACTTAGATGCGCAGCATAGTCAGAAAGATTCTCTTGAGAAGATGACTGCATCAGTGACCAGACTTGAGATGGCATATGGTACCTTGGCCAAGGCACATGTAAACCTCCAGTCAGACTTTGAGAAGGAGacgaagaagaacaagaagaaggCAAATTCATGATAAAATTGTGGAGAGGCATAAAGGCCATCTTCGAATGGGGAAACCCAGGCAAGAAGATACCAGTGGCGGCCAAAGATGATAGCGAGGAGTATTCCTTCATGTCAGAGACTGCTGGtgatgatggtgatgatgatgataatgTTGAGGAGACTGATAGTGATGAGGCCACGAGCGATGCACAGCATTGATCTGCCGTCCTCCCTTAATCTGCAGACCTCAGGGAGACCCTCAAACTGTTTATGCTTTATATTTGATATTGTGCAGTGAGGACACTACAATGtttttagttgggggtggctGTAGGAGTATACTTATTCATACTTTGATATTAGTGTGCCCTTGCCGGGCTAATTTTGTTACTATGGATATTGTGTACCCTCGCCGGGCTTATTATTATGCTGCTATGGATATTTTGTGCCTGCCAGGCTCTTTTGTGCAGCAGGTGCTCTTGCCGAGCTTGGTGTGATTAGtctatttctatttttctttcattatttattttctttagttGATTGTTGTTATTAGTATAAGTGCTTTTATTTTAGTATCTTTTTTTAgtagttttattttcttttatgcTTATTTCCTTAAGTACTATTTCCTTGGGTTTTCTTCATGCTACAGTTCTTTCCCAAGGAATATTTTTGAAGTGAACCGGGTGACTTTTCcctatgatagatggcgtgacaactttcttaagggaattagtcctGTTTTGCTAGGAGGAGACTTTTGAATTATTTGGTACTAATAAAATTAGTCTCTTGAATGTAAAATATGAATCAAGAATACCCCTCTGAATTTTGATGTTGAACTAAAACAAGTAAGTTGCATGGTGAagaataatttttgtgataaatTTTTGGCTCTTTTAGTGACTCTTTGTACACTAGTTTGAATAATATTGCCCTAGATGCTATCCATCTTGATTaattcatgtgccatgtgtgttagTGTTTGTACAAATAAATTTTGTGTTTACTTTTATCATCTAAAATTTGCCTGGTTGGTCTTTCAACGCTAATGATAGTATGTTGGTAGGAGGGATGAGCTTAGGCATTCTTTGTTTGATTTGCAAAACCTCTTTACACTTTCAAGCCTACCTTTGTATAAATAATATCACTAGCACCCTATTTTAAtctttaaacctttttctttggCCAACTCATTACAAACCTGTCcccttttgtaaaataattccctATTTTGAACTCgtccctccttgaacattgagaataaggctaaaagcctaagttgggggtgtgaTGTCAGAGTGAAAAGTGGTAAGGTTGTACATTGAGTATATGGTCATATACCTCAAAGTGTGTGTATTAGATtattcaagctccaaaagaaaaattGGTATATAAAAAAGGGGGGAATATTTGTATGTATATAAATTATGGAGCCTTGAAGAAAATTAGAAGAGGTATTTAAGGTGGTTCTGCATTGGGAACTAGATGCCAATGAGGCTATGTGGTTTGAAGAGAAACAAAGTGCAAAAGAATGaaaaatgtgagtagtgttcCAGGAGGGTGAAGTCACTTGTATCAAAATGCTTATCCGACCCTTtcctaaacctacattacaagtttaaaaagtccttatgggacCTCCAACCGAACATTCTTGAATAGGCGATGAagtaaaataagggcaagcttatggtatgaGATGCTGTAACACTTgaaattctttgtgagagtgagtgttTGTGTAAATTTGTCCCCGATGTTGTATTGTAAATATAGTAattttgggactttctttcttgtgagggcacatgaatttGGAAGGATTGGTGAAATTGAGTAAGTTGAGCATATGTAGAGGACTAGTGTTTTCGAGTCACTTCTTGAGACTTATTCTTGTCACTTGATTATTTTTAACTCCATTGCACATTTTTGAAGTTGCTTTTAAATGAGGGAGTCATTCGGGAAAGATAAACATACTTGAGCCTAATTATTAGTACCAACCAAATCCATAAGTATGGTGCTTAAATTGGGGAATATGATATGTAAATGATAGCAATACCGCTTGTGTTTTACGTGGTAAATCCTCATTGAATTGATGGTTTtaatttgcttgaggacaagctaaagctttaagttgggggtgttgatgagtggtgattttaccactcaaTCTAGTCTCTTTTCCTTAACTTTTATGTCATTTAACTATAATATAAGGTCatttatggtgtgtattgttagattttcagGAAAATGATGTCAGGAAATGATTTGATTTCAGTTGGAGTGGAATTGAGCAAAAAGGGTGGAAACATGCAAAAACTCCCCAGTGATTCCCAATCTGTGGAAGGATGGTCGCAGAAGCGACCCCGCTTCTGCGAGAAaatgaccgcttctgcggaaatggCTGAGCATGAAAGAAACCACATCTGCGGCTATAATGTCGCTTATGCGGTGGCGCATCTGCGCCTTTTGCACCGCATATGCTATTACAGAGTTGTATAGGACCCCCGTATCTGCGGGTGGATTTCCGCTTCTGCACTTTTGgggtccgcatctgcggtaccaAGCATATCTCTATACGTCGTTTCTGCGATAAGgaatccgcatctgcggaaccacATCTGCGTGAATtgttccgcagatgcggtggacAGACATCAGATCTGGGCAGATTAGTCAATTCACATTTTCTCAACCCCAAACCATTTTTTATACTCGTCCAAGCAGATATCTTAGGGATCTTTAGCATATTTTCAGTTCTTAGGGCTTGAGAGAACAAGGTTGGAAGCTAGggctttgcacacacactttggtttTGAAGATTTGATACTTGTGGTTAAGATTTTCTTCCTCATTTATGTTGCTTTCTTCATTTCCTtactttgtattgtatatctaagtgtgtagtattttatccaacacttgaatcttgtttatggaaatattcttgtttaaagtgtggattaaataccttgttgtacttatgtattgaatgaacactagtatgagtagtGAACCGGGTAATCTAAGGTTTTGGGTGAAACCGTTGTGGATGAACTtgttgttatattaatatagttttgAGTTGGTTGTTAATccctatttgttcaactacgttttgattttggttagttgaaaggatcctcaattagtcgtgcctatttattatgtatctgCTTGAGAGAGAGTgaatatttaggtaattgtttgaacaacatcactcccggagtataggcgagagtcataaccgagggtttagaggttggagtagagataacgatacctcgggtgcgatctaagtgaacTGTAATGCGAATCTAGCTAgcgtagcttgagagagtgcgtctagtaaattatcataattactTGAGAGAGAGTTATGATAGCTGAAGagttcatgatcgatagagacaaCTAAATCATAGCTATAAGAAACATACGACTAAAGAAATCAACAACGGGGGATTAACTAGCATAAACTAGCTCATATTTGTAAAgtcatgaaatacattggatcgttactcgAGTGTAATCCTGATGcaaccatacttgtagccattgatcattttaattactttctaggttagtttatatTTCCACATTTAGATATAAATATTTTCCAAACTATATTCTAAGCATTTGGCATTGCACGATAACTGATAAATTTCTTACATTcataatcgcctacatattgttctctatgggattcgaccctgactcatagttgggtaaattatattgtatGCGACCATGACCATTTACTTTTTAATAGTGGATTTGGACGACATCAAACACATGAGAATATTTGAAAGGTGACGTAcaaatttaaacaaagaaattgAAAGAGAAACATGAATTAGCTGGAGTGGAAATgggaaaatttcaaaaatacccATATTTACAAGTGATAATTAataaatagccacagtttcaaaagtaatcaaattttaaccacttttcatgtaaagataaatctgaacgaaaatattattcaaaattcagaaaatattccagcataatatactggagctcgaattttttacatgtgaaattccagcataatatattggaattccagcataatatactggtccagcataatatgctagaagttcatacataggtgctTCAATCTCCgatatattatgctgaaactttttgtgtgctggagttccagcataatatgctggaagttcatacacagttgcaccaatctccagtatattatactggaactttccttATTGCAGTACaatagtagctatttttcaaCGCCTTTGTAAATGTTAACTATTTTTTAATTAtcagtccaaaaactggctagtCAATGCTATTTTTATGCGAAAATGAGATATCACCCAAAAGAAGGTCTAAATGACTCAAAATTTTGTAAAGCCCAATAACACAATAAGCTAAAATTGGACTTTTAGCCGTCCAATTATACTGTTAAGAAAGGGGAAATTTTTGtttctataccatatatgaaactatattaccaaatatgttcatagtttacatattacccttcatgctaatagtatttctacaaaatatagaccatgcattaaataaggaatcattgtagctgtaggcttccttatttaggcgcgctaaaattgagggattaaatattcttccaaatcttccaaatgCAAATAACGCACATTAATCTTCTTCGTCAGTTTCGTTTCAAATTTAGCGTCTCTACATCAAACGCAATTATTCTTCTACAATTCAAAAACGAATTGATTATTCTTCTACAATttacaaatcaaaaacgactaaatcttctacaattcttctacATCAAACGCAATTATgaccaaatttcagtaatacaaagcaaaggaaaagagagcagcaattccaccattgacagccattaaaaagctttgaagctttttaattcaaatttgggttttcaaaaatcattatttgtttggattgggtgttgttgcaaataattgggaatatggtttggagtttatatctcaattttgagggattttggtgaagattagacttggttttggctgaatttcggattgaaactcaaagaagaagaagaagaagaagaagaagaagaagaagaagaagacgacgacatgacatacattatattgtaGAAATTGTAAAAAGATTGTGgttaaattgtagaaaaattgtattatgttgtttatttatttttcttttattcatttaactattgtataaaagttgaacaacattgtataaaaattatatttaagtggtattatattgtacTTGTATATAAtttagtagaaataatgtatgaaaattgtaaataatttgtagataagttgtataatatataattagttgtatgaaaattatttttagtatgtataaatcagatacaaaatatacaaaagacatattgtataaaatttgtatgtaagttttatgttattgtagttgtatttcactgggtggaaataatgtgtgaaagttgtaaaaaattgtagataagttgtattcctctataacggaaaatgttggcatatcaagtaactttagtgcTCCAGacgaaaataaagataaattctgttatgaacagtttgtagataatttgtagaaacattgaaattttgtattttcatattaatttttcaaatgatatgcaGTTTTGTTATAGATTAAATGTATAAAACAAGTCAattcttgaatttaaaggtatagcaatatatataacttaaaaaacatcttctcctctgcacaagttagctccaaaacagacgaagtggaataacaagctcACATCAAAACAtttaacacaaaaacacaaaagctcaaaaataaataaacaacagtcttcaatttttctacaattgctgcaatataatgtatgtcatgtcttcttcttcttcttcttcttcttcttcttcttcttcttcttcttcgagtttcaatctgaaattcagccaaaaccaaatctaatattcaccaaaacccctcaaaattgagatataaactccaaaccatattctcaattatttacaacaacactcaatccaaataaataatgatttttgaaaacccaaatttgaattcaaagcttcaaaatttTTTAAcgactgtcaatggtggaattgctgctctcttttccatCTCTCTTATATTACTGAAGGAACCCGAAATCATAACCATCAAAAGTTATTGCTGTGTAtaaactttgaagatttgacttcaattttgactGATTGTAGAAGAAAAAACCTTGATTTTGGACGTTAATGGTAGAAGATTTCAATTATTTTTCTGGTTTTAACAGAGGGAATAATGGTTTGAAACGTGGATGTGTGGTGACACGTGGGTGAGGGTGTGGGGTTGGGAGAGAGAAACGTAGGGAGTGAGGATTTGGAGGAATATACGGTACCATAAATTTAGGAGTGACATAAGGTACAATTAATGTACAGTTAAAACATTTATGGTATAGAATTGATAATTaagtatactaaatgtaattatatcaaaccttaaacattgagggtaatataaTTTCCTATATGGCATAgaaaacattgagggtaatatagtttcctatatgacataagaatgtaaaaattccttaggGATTTGTTACTCTATTGATAAATATTAACTTGTGAGAGTAAATTAATTTTACTCTATTATTGAATATTAACTTGTGAGAGTAGATTAATTAGCATTTTTATGAGGTTATTAATTAATGTTAATTATAAAATCACCCACAATTATCTTATAAATTTTCATgattatataaatatatgtatatcaTCACCTTTCGTATCGTCTAAGATATTAAAATAAAATCTCGCTTATGTTCAAACCCCACAATTATGTTGATGCGTTGTAGCAGTTAAATCAACATCAATACTATActtatctaaaaaaaaaaaaaaaaaaaagagggagagagagagaacaattaaacttgaaaaatcattttTCATTCCACAATCCAACCAACTACAAAATGTACCTCTATACAAAtattattccaaaaaaaaaaaaagatctccTCTTTAAACCTCTGGTTCACGATCATGTTCATTCTCCGAACTGGAATTAGCTGAAACTGTTTGATTATTCTCACTTCTCCTATCATTTCCTATACCAAAACTCAACCAAATCTCTCTCCTTCTCCCTCTATTTTCACTCTTATTATTCAAATCACCTTCTTCTTCAGGCATCTTATATCTACAAACAGGACATGACCCATGAATTTTCAGCCACTTTTCAATACAATTCCCATGAAATCTATGCTTACATGGCATTTCTTTAACCACCACGTCACCACCACCAACACCCCACTCCTCTAAACATATCACACACTCCCCATTTTCACAAATTTCCACATTTAGAAGTGCTTCAATTGATGCTTTCGAAGCAGGTGGCTGACCATCTTTTCCCAACAAATCACTCAAAAAAGACTCAAAATTCAAAGAGGAAGACCGGTTTTCTATCACAACCATGCCTTGGGTTAAAGGGTTTATGAGTATAATTCGATCAAGAAAAGTAGATGGGGTTGTTGATTCTTGTGTTTCATTATCTGGGTCTGCTGAATCTTGAACTGGGGTTGTTGAAATTGATGAGTTTGAGAAAGCTAAAATAAAGggtaaaaacaaagaaaagtttCTGTTTCTTGAATTGATCAAATTTTCAATGAATGATGATGCCTCAGTAGCTGCTGATTCTGATTCTGAAGCCATTAAATTGAAG
Coding sequences within:
- the LOC104211970 gene encoding E3 ubiquitin-protein ligase MPSR1, producing the protein MASESESAATEASSFIENLINSRNRNFSLFLPFILAFSNSSISTTPVQDSADPDNETQESTTPSTFLDRIILINPLTQGMVVIENRSSSLNFESFLSDLLGKDGQPPASKASIEALLNVEICENGECVICLEEWGVGGGDVVVKEMPCKHRFHGNCIEKWLKIHGSCPVCRYKMPEEEGDLNNKSENRGRRREIWLSFGIGNDRRSENNQTVSANSSSENEHDREPEV